A single Anopheles arabiensis isolate DONGOLA chromosome 2, AaraD3, whole genome shotgun sequence DNA region contains:
- the LOC120894221 gene encoding BTB/POZ domain-containing protein 9-like, producing MANSSISEIDDNDNADVTFIVKGEHLPAHRIILATRSEYFRALLYGGLKESKQNEITLDIPAKAFKYLMKYIYTGRLSLNQMKNTDILDILELAHQYRFVDLQTAISDYLCKVICMDNVCYISRTACLLDLNSLSTACYSFMDKNVSNVMKPHIFRNISYEALLGVLKRTTFFDDEVEIFKAVHDWCRFNEAKSDKAEKLYNQVRFTLMSQHDLLNVVRSANVLDPNRLLDIIAEKEKSSELPHRASSLLEMTLLNDMIKWYFSGATSWSWIGVIDLDKLFMVNCIRVEKSNKLYSNYQIEVSHDQQCWTQVAPRTGSFNFWTVAQFRNRLVRFIRISFVRETEDIASIKVMYNKHT from the exons ATGGCTAACTCATCCATCAGTGAAATAGATGACAATGACAATGCGGACGTCACCTTTATCGTGAAGGGCGAGCATCTACCAGCACATCGGATCATACTGGCGACCAGGAGTGAATACTTTCGGGCGCTATTATACGGTGGACTGAAGGAGTCAAAGCAGAATGAGATTACACTCGATATTCCGGCAAAAGCATTCAAGTATCTGATGAAATACATCTACACCGGCCGTTTGTCACTAAATCAGATGAAGAACACCGACATTCTAGATATACTTGAGTTAGCTCATCAGTATCGGTTTGTCGACTTGCAGACGGCTATTTCGGATTACCTTTGCAAAGTTATTTGCATGGACAATGTGTGCTATATATCAAGAACTGCTTGTTTATTAGACCTTAACAGCTTATCCACTGCATGCTACTCATTTATGGACAAGAATGTGAGCAATGTGATGAAACCGCATATATTCCGTAACATCTCCTATGAGGCCCTGTTGGGTGTATTAAAGCGGACGACTTTTTTCGATGATGAAGTCGAAATCTTTAAAGCTGTTCATGATTGGTGCCGATTTAATGAAGCAAAATCAGATAAAGCTGAGAAGCTCTATAATCAAGTACGGTTTACGCTGATGTCTCAGCATGACCTTTTGAATGTGGTGCGGAGTGCAAATGTCCTGGATCCGAATCGTCTGTTGGATATAATTGCTGAGAAAGAGAAGTCATCGGAATTGCCTCATCGAGCTTCATCCT TGCTAGAGATGACTCTACTCAACGATATGATTAAGTGGTACTTCTCAGGTGCAACATCATGGAGCTGGATTGGTGTAATCGATTTGGATAAACTTTTCATGGTCAACTGTATTCGAGTGGAAAAgtcaaataaattgtattcTAACTATCAGATAGAAGTTTCACACGATCAACAGTGTTGGACCCAAGTTGCCCCACGTACAGGATCCTTTAATTTTTGGACCGTAGCCCAGTTTCGGAATAGGCTTGTTCGTTTCATTCGTATTTCTTTCGTCAGAGAAACAGAGGACATTGCATCCATTAAAGTAATGTACAATAAACATACTTAA
- the LOC120894875 gene encoding signal recognition particle receptor subunit beta, with protein sequence MDKADRKSSARAPIKLGELNYTPVLIALAVVLLTIVVLFLWKRKKTVRSAVLFTGLCDSGKTYLFAHLCLGGARETFTSIKENVGSFKTERGRVLKMVDVPGNERLRGKFFDEYKNIAKAIVYMIDSVTVQKDIRDVADFLYTILVDKATSKVPVVVLCNKQDETLAKTETAIKSMLEKEINIVRQTRRSQLQSVDNSSSSDTFLGKSASVDFEFEQLGQRVRFVPCSAMEEQWAGLTKFLDTL encoded by the exons ATGGACAAAGCTGACAGGAAATCATCGGCCCGTGCCCCGATTAAGCTGGGCGAGCTAAACTACACACCGGTGCTGATCGCCCTAGCGGTAGTACTTCTCACAATCG TGGTTCTGTTCCTATGGAAACGCAAGAAGACCGTGCGATCTGCGGTGCTGTTTACCGGGCTGTGCGACTCGGGCAAAACGTATCTGTTTGCCCATCTGTGCCTCGGCGGTGCACGCGAAACGTTCACATCGATCAAGGAGAACGTCGGAAGCTTCAAGACGGAGAGGGGCCGCGTGCTGAAGATGGTCGATGTGCCCGGGAACGAGCGGCTGCGGGGCAAGTTTTTTGACGAGTACAAAAACATTGCCAAGGCGATCGTGTACATGATCGACAGTGTGACGGTACAGAAGGACATCCGGGATGTGGCCGA CTTCCTGTACACCATTCTAGTGGACAAAGCCACGTCCAAGGTTCCGGTGGTTGTGCTGTGCAACAAGCAGGACGAAACGCTCGCCAAAACAGAAACTGCCATCAAAAGCATGCTGGAAAAGGAAAT CAATATCGTCCGGCAGACCCGAAGAAGTCAACTGCAATCCGTCGACAACAGCTCGTCCTCGGATACGTTCCTCGGCAAGTCGGCCAGCGTAGACTTTGAGTTCGAGCAGCTCGGACAGCGGGTACGCTTTGTGCCGTGCTCTGCGATGGAGGAACAGTGGGCCGGACTGACCAAATTCCTCGATACACTGTGA
- the LOC120894872 gene encoding LOW QUALITY PROTEIN: vacuolar fusion protein CCZ1 homolog (The sequence of the model RefSeq protein was modified relative to this genomic sequence to represent the inferred CDS: inserted 1 base in 1 codon), whose protein sequence is MTNPVLTAELALKSFYIFNSAFGPKEGEEEKKVLFYHPQDTDIDTKIKDVGLSEAIIKFSNTFTKDDSVQTMHTQKTCQFYYQPEPGYWMIMTLSVPFDRKTRDSGDYNEYHGXHDTIYQSVLRQAYRMFRMFHGTFQDNLRPNEELDAQANLIGRLEAFYQSYILHLQMKRCDVVDAFGSVQYLPLNQLLFLRVQNFINMIEATFAPIKHCIFLYSDQVVWSGINPTDLYTLYEYFHSPMFDQLAQSKQTRPAYVTEQGKCKRYTLMVCRKVQNISLCLLLDDGAVENEQSLYLELNAVVNPQLTAISSDISQHLQSGGESSYSFGCGGGSSSSSSSRDDSAPKFIFFNELNLQHRGTVRLGQAQYHSVTGSGLPNDVMNLIVDLLDDVRSNRSSVMDETIVKTHDDYWIVKRSCNTRHVFIILNKSSTLIDVTEETKKILDQHVKGIFF, encoded by the exons ATGACTAATCCCGTTCTAACGGCGGAACTGGCTCTGAAGAGCTTTTACATCTTTAATTCAGCTTTCGGACCCAAAGAGGGCGAG GAGGAAAAGAAGGTGCTCTTCTACCATCCACAGGATACGGATATCGATACGAAAATAAAGGACGTTGGTTTGAGCGAAGCCATCATAAAGTTCAGCAA CACCTTCACCAAAGATGACAGCGTGCAGACGATGCACACGCAGAAGACGTGCCAGTTCTACTACCAGCCCGAACCCGGCTACTGGATGATCATGACGCTGAGCGTACCGTTCGATCGGAAAACGCGCGACTCGGGCGACTACAACGAGTACCATG GACACGACACCATCTACCAGTCCGTGCTGCGCCAGGCCTATCGCATGTTTCGCATGTTTCACGGCACCTTCCAGGACAACCTGCGGCCGAACGAGGAGCTGGACGCGCAGGCGAACCTGATAGGCCGGCTGGAAGCGTTCTACCAGAGCTACATACTGCACCTGCAGATGAAACGGTGTGACGTGGTGGATGCGTTCGGCAGCGTACAGTACCTGCCACTGAACCAGCTGCTCTTTCTGCGGGTACAGAACTTTATCAACATGATCGAGGCCACGTTCGCGCCGATCAAGCACTGCATCTTCCTGTACAGCGACCAGGTCGTGTGGAGCGGCATCAACCCGACCGATCTGTACACGCTGTACGAGTACTTTCACAGCCCGATGTTCGACCAGCTGGCACAGTCGAAGCAGACGCGCCCCGCCTACGTGACCGAGCAGGGCAAATGCAAGCGCTACACGCTGATGGTGTGCCGGAAGGTGCAGAACATTTCCCTCTGCCTGCTGCTCGACGACGGTGCGGTCGAGAACGAGCAGTCGCTGTACCTGGAGCTGAATGCGGTGGTGAACCCGCAGCTGACGGCCATCTCGTCTGACATTAGCCAGCATTTGCAGAGCGGCGGTGAGTCGAGCTACAGCTTTGGCTGtggtggcggcagcagcagtagtagcagcagcagagacgATTCGGCACCGAAGTTTATCTTCTTCAACGAGCTGAACCTGCAGCACCGGGGCACGGTACGGTTGGGCCAGGCGCAGTACCATTCCGTCACCGGCAGTGGGCTTCCGAACGATGTGATGAACCTGATCGTCGACCTGCTGGACGACGTGCGCAGCAACCGGTCGAGCGTGATGGACGAGACGATCGTGAAGACGCACGACGACTACTGGATCGTGAAGCGCAGCTGCAACACGCGGCACGTCTTCATCATCCTCAACAAAAGCTCCACGCTGATCGACGTGACGGAGGAGACGAAGAAGATACTGGACCAGCATGTAAAGGGTATCTTTTTCTAG